The window TAGTTTTGATGCTTTTGTCATTTTCAAACCTCCTGTTCTAAATTATTTTTTATTACTATTTTTGTTTTTTTATTTTCAAAAACGTAATACAGAATCGTGAATACAATCAATAAAATGCTTCCGGCCCATACAAGGTTAACCCATTTTACTACCTTAACTTTTAAGGATATATTGTCCTTCTCGTCTATACCTTCGAAAATTATGTATAAATCTTCTTTCAATCCTGATTTTATTACTGCTCTGGAGTGAGAGGTTTTCATTTTTTGATAATACGAAAGTTCCGGCTTTAACTGGAATTTTCCGGCAGGGCCACTGACCCCCAAAACGGAAACAGCGGTAGTTTTTCCTGTTTCTTCTTTCCAAAAGAGGTTTCTGTATTTCACTTCATATTCTCCGAAAACCATGGTGCTTCCCTTTTCCAGAGTCTTATCCGTAGATTGAAGCATTCCCATGGACCCTGCAAAGCCAACTGCCATTAATATCAATGCGGCATGTAGTAATAGAACTGCCATTTTTTTCGGATTCAATATAAGCTTTTTATAGTTTATTACAACGTTTATAATCAAATTTACTGCCAGCATAGTACAAACTGCCAGAGACAATTTTGTAAGTAAGCCGTAATCAGAAAGAAATAGCATTAGTCCCAATACTGTTAAGCCACATACGGCGCCGGGAATCAAAAGCATTTTTCTAGAAAAAATACTTGGATTAATTGAAAGAAATAAAAGCATCAGAATACCATATATTCCGAATACGTACTGGTAAAAACTTATGGGTGCAGCCGATGGATTTTTGATAAACAGTCCTCCAAACAAAGGGAAGGTTGTACCGCCAAAAATTAAAACAGCTGTTATAATGCTTATTGCAGTAAACAAGTTGCCGGGTTTAATTATATTTGGAAGCAGCTTTTTAGGTGCTGCTTCACCGGAGTTATTTATTACGTCCTTTCCATGTGCTTTTCTAATTTTGAAGTAATAGAAAATAAAAAGCAGGACCAGGGCCAGTAATACCACTCCGAAAACCACGGTGACACCACGGCTGCTGTAAGCATGTACCGATTCCAATACACCGCTTCTTGCAATGTAGGTACCCACAAGTATGGTAAATGAAGTTAAAAAAATCAAAAGAAAATTCATTCTTTTATTGTTATTACCTTCTCTTCGCAAACCATGAAGAAAAGTTGTTGCAAATAACCAGTTAACCAGAGATGAATTCTCTATGGGGTCCCATGCCCAATAACCTCCCCAGCCAAGCTCGGTATATGCCCAAATGCCCCCGGTAACAATTCCAAAGGTAAGAAGAATCCAGCCCCACATAGCCCATTTCCATGTAATATTTACGTGTTCTTCAGTGTTTTTTCTGATATCAAATAATTGATATCCAAAAGCAATGAAGAAGAAAGAAAAGGCAATAATTATAACAGGGGGATGAAAGACCATACCCAGACTTTGGAGGGCAGGATTAAGACCAAACCCGTCGCTTTGTGACGAAACCTGTTTAAATGGGTTTTTTATAAAGGTTACTACAAACATAAAAAGTGTCATAACAAATAATAAAACACCGCTGATGGTTTTTGTTGAGCTTTTTTCTTTGTTCCTGAAACAGACAACTATAAGAAGTACCGCCAGTACAGAAGTCCAAAAAAGCATCGAACCTGAGCTGCCAGACCAGAACGCCGAAATTTTATATATTAATGGAAGTGATTTTTCTGTATTATGATATACATACTCAACTGAATAGTTCCCGCTTACAAGCGAATAAAGCAAAAAAAGTGAAGATAACAGAACTCCAGAGCTTGCAACTATACCTGTCAGAATTCCCAGATTTTTGTTTTCCTCTTTTTCATTTTTAAAGGCAATGAGCAATAACGATATAAGACCACATGTAAAAGCAAATCGCAGCATCCATGTACCCAAAAAGTTCATTTAAAATTCCCCCGTTTAGTATTTAATTTTTATATTAAAAGCCATTTGGCTTACTTTTCTGACATCAGAAAATAAAAATACTGTATCGATTCTATTAAGATTATCTTGGCAAGAATGATTTTTTTGAATAAGTACAATTGAACAGCCTATGTTGATAGAAATGAATGTATTTGATATAAATAAATTTTGCGGTTATTTATTACTATTTTATATATTTATATTGTATATGTCAATAAATGACAGAGGTACTTGGACACCCTAAGAATTTTTCGTACCTTTTCCGTAAAAAATTTCCGGCTTGTGTTTAAACAGATGAATCATCCTATTAACAACGTATCCGTTGTTAAGGAACGCTCTCTATAATAAAAAGCCAGACCACCTGTAAGACACTGTATAAGCGACTTACAGGTGGTCTGGCTTTTTTTGTACGGTTAAAGCTTGAGGCTGCTTATGTCTCATCTACAATTTTGCCTATATCCGTAAGGTCATAACCGCCGATTCCTTCCAGTTCCATTTTGAATTCCTGAGAACGCAGAATTTCAAGAACAGCTTGATAAGGTGCTTTTTCTATATCTTCCTTTTTAATAACAAGCTCATACCTCTCTGATTGAAGAGGTATAAAATCAATACCTTTTACTTGCAGACCGGATTTCTCATTACCGATACCAATATCTGCGCCTCCACGGGCAACTGTACTGGCTATGGCAAGGTGAGAAGTGCTTTCCCGTTCGTAACCTTTTATATTCTTTGCAGAAATACCGAGCTTTCTCAGATGCTCATCTAAAAGAACTCTGGTTCCGCTGCCTTTCTCACGATTTATTATAGTTAATTCCTTTCTCTTCAAATCTTCCCAGCCTTTTATACCTTTAGGATTTCCTTTTGCCACATAAAAGCCTTGGAGTCGACAGGCAAGATGAATAATTACTGCGGGAACACCCGGCAGCATTCTCCTGACAAAAGGTATGTTGTATTGTCCGGTATCTCCATCCCATAAGTGTGCTGTGGCCATTTGAACGTTGCCTTGGTATAAGGCATAAAGGCCATTATAGCTTCCTACATATGAACGGAGTGCCTGTATACCATTAGGATGCAATTGCAGATATCTGGAAAGGATATCAAGAAGAATATCTTGTCCGCATATTACAAAGCCGTTGTTTCTAACCAATTCTTCCTCTGAAAAAGAGTTTAATTTATTATTCACTGTAAAACTATCAGGCTGATTGGTGCTTTTTACACTCTTTGTTTTATTTCTATATTCATCAACATCTTTTAAATCGACTCTTATTTTTTTACCTACTCTATAGGAGTTCAATTCTCCTCGTTTGATTAATTCATAAACGGTATTTTTGGCTATTTTCAATATATCTGCGACTTCCTGAGGTGTTAATGCTGAATTGTCATTCATGGTGATTCTCCTTTGGGCTAATACTTTATTTCTTAGTACGTACAAGAAGTACTAAACATCTCAAAACAATATAAAACACAATAAAAAGATACTATTGCTATGTATTATATAATAAACCCATTATAAAAGTAAATATTAATAGTATTTAGTACTGTTTATTTAAAATAATATGCTAATTAACTAAAAATATTTATTTGCTATTGATTTTTAATTTAAATCCACGTATAATAAAACGTAATATAACATAACAAAAAGTTATTAAAATATTAATACGTGTCACGTTACGTTCTCTTATGTTATATTGAAGGTTTAGCAGTCGGGTAAAGAAACTCAATGATGAGATTGTAGCATTCAAGGATGAATGCTATGGTTTTATCATTTTTTTTTACCCAATTTATTATCCCAACGAAAGGAGATGATTTATATGAAATACAAGTTATTCAATACTCCAGTAACTAGAAATAGAATTTTGAGCCTGTTGATTTCAGTTGGCATTATTTTTAGCTTAACTTCATGTGGTAATAAGAATGTAAACGAGCATCCAACAGCATTAGAGAATAGCAGCTCTTCCGGAAACAGAATCTTTACAGATACTGCCGGAAGAACACTTACGATACCGGAAAATATCAAGAAGGTGTATTCTTTAAGCCCTGTAGGTAACATTATGATGTACACCTTAGCGCCTGAAAAAATTGCAGGGTTAAGCAGCAAGGTTGAGAAGGATGACAAAAGGTTTCTTATGCAAAGCTATAATGAACTCCCAGTACTAAGCGGAAATTTCGGGCAAAGCAATACCATGAATACGGAAGAAATTCTGAAAATTAAGCCAGATGTGATTATCAACATGGGAAATGTTGACCACACAACAATTGAGGGCGCACAAAAAATACAGGAACAACTGGGTATACCTGTTGCAGTTATAAATTTTGACTTAAAAACCATGGGCAGAGCATATGAAATGCTTGGAGAGCTTACAGGAGATAAAGTAAGAGCAAAGGAGCTCGGGAATTATTGTACAAAGGTAGTAAATGAGATAAATGAGGCTGCAGCAAAAATTCCTGATGAAAAAAGAGTACGGGTTTATTATGCGGAGGGAGATAAGGGATTGCAGACAGACCCCAAAGGGTCTCCCCATACAGAGGTGCTGGAGTTGGTGCGAGGTATAAATGTTGCTGATGTAGCAATGCAGAAGGGCTACGGACGTTCGAACGTTTCCCAAGAGCAGCTTATGAAGTGGAATCCCGACAGAATTATTGTGTGCATTGATGCCGGAACGCAAAAAGGAAACAATCCATATCAATACATAATAAATGACAGTACAATGAAAAATCTTGATGCAGTTAAAAACAAAAAAGTGTCTGCCGTACCCTACCATCCTTTTAATTGGTTTGACAGGCCTCCATCAGCCAATCGCATCATTGGAGTTAAGTGGCTTGCGAACCTACTGTATCCTGATATTTTCAATTACGATATCAGGAAGGACACAAAGGAGTTTTATGAAAAGTTTTACCACATAAAACTCACGGACACAGATGTAGATGAAATATTGGAGAATGCAGGGTAACAGCTAAAAGGAGGGAGCAAAATGCAAAGTAAAGCTTATGAATTTGATGAAATTGCAAACGGACCGTTTTTACCGATATATTCCGTTATTGCACAGCAAATTATTGAAAAGACAGGTATAAAGGCTGGCACATGTCTTGACATCGGCAGCGGAGGGGGACATTTAGGACTTTCATTGGCACAAATTACAGAGATGAAGGTTATCCTTCTGGACAAAGCGGGAGATGCACTTACCATAGCAAATAATAGAGCGGGTAACTGGGGACTGTCAAATCGAACGACTACAGTACTTGGTGATGTACAAAGAATGCCCTTGGAGGATGGAACCATAGATTTGTGTGTCAGCAGAGGTTCGGTTTGGTTTTGGGAAGACCAGAAAAAGGGGTTTGAAGAGATTAATAGAGTACTTGCTGCGGGTGGTATAGCATATGTTGGCGGGGGATTTGGCAACCTGAAACTGAAAGAGCAGGTTGATAAAAAGATGAAAGAACGTGACAGCGAATGGCCCAAAAGAAGGGAAAAATTCGTTGAGGGTAATAACATAGGCCATTTTACTGAAATATTACAACAAACAGGTATATCGAATTTTGAAATAACAGATGATGAAAAGGGCATATGGGTAATTTTCCAGAAGGCAAGGAATGTGGAGTGAGGTGATGTAAAAATGAATATAAAAAATGATAATGAGATTATTGAGCCGGATGTCTGTCAAAAATCAAACTTTATCGGATATACCTATTGTCCGCTAAAGCTTACCTTTAAAGAGTGCATTGAGGAGACAGTAAAAAACTACCAATCAGAAACAGGGGATAAGGATTTCAGGTATTATGTACCTTCCGGCTGTAGCACTGAAGACCCCTATGACGATATATGGAAGTCACAGAATATAGAACAACTTCCTGAGGTAATTGCAAGTGTTGGCTTCGGAGATTTTTTCAGGAAAGAATTTGTAGAGAGATTTATACATAAAGGCTATTTTAAGGCTGTACCGCAGCCTGAAATTCATAGTTCCTTTTCAGCAGCCGGGTTAGTTGACCCAAATGGCTGGTATACGATTTACTCTGTATTTCCATTGGTTATTCTCATTGACAAAAAAAAGCTGGGAAAGCTGCCTGAACCAAAACGTTGGAGTGATCTTTTAAGTCCGGTTTACAAAAATAATATCATTATAGGTGCCTCTCATGGAGAGTTTCACGAAGATTTGTTTCTTTATATGTACAAAGATTATGGTGATGAGGGAGTTGTAAAGATATCCAATAACATTAAGAGCGGCTGTCATGCCTCACAGATGGCGAAGCTGGCAGGAACCAACAGCAATG of the Ruminiclostridium papyrosolvens DSM 2782 genome contains:
- the ccsA gene encoding cytochrome c biogenesis protein CcsA, coding for MNFLGTWMLRFAFTCGLISLLLIAFKNEKEENKNLGILTGIVASSGVLLSSLFLLYSLVSGNYSVEYVYHNTEKSLPLIYKISAFWSGSSGSMLFWTSVLAVLLIVVCFRNKEKSSTKTISGVLLFVMTLFMFVVTFIKNPFKQVSSQSDGFGLNPALQSLGMVFHPPVIIIAFSFFFIAFGYQLFDIRKNTEEHVNITWKWAMWGWILLTFGIVTGGIWAYTELGWGGYWAWDPIENSSLVNWLFATTFLHGLRREGNNNKRMNFLLIFLTSFTILVGTYIARSGVLESVHAYSSRGVTVVFGVVLLALVLLFIFYYFKIRKAHGKDVINNSGEAAPKKLLPNIIKPGNLFTAISIITAVLIFGGTTFPLFGGLFIKNPSAAPISFYQYVFGIYGILMLLFLSINPSIFSRKMLLIPGAVCGLTVLGLMLFLSDYGLLTKLSLAVCTMLAVNLIINVVINYKKLILNPKKMAVLLLHAALILMAVGFAGSMGMLQSTDKTLEKGSTMVFGEYEVKYRNLFWKEETGKTTAVSVLGVSGPAGKFQLKPELSYYQKMKTSHSRAVIKSGLKEDLYIIFEGIDEKDNISLKVKVVKWVNLVWAGSILLIVFTILYYVFENKKTKIVIKNNLEQEV
- a CDS encoding substrate-binding domain-containing protein gives rise to the protein MNDNSALTPQEVADILKIAKNTVYELIKRGELNSYRVGKKIRVDLKDVDEYRNKTKSVKSTNQPDSFTVNNKLNSFSEEELVRNNGFVICGQDILLDILSRYLQLHPNGIQALRSYVGSYNGLYALYQGNVQMATAHLWDGDTGQYNIPFVRRMLPGVPAVIIHLACRLQGFYVAKGNPKGIKGWEDLKRKELTIINREKGSGTRVLLDEHLRKLGISAKNIKGYERESTSHLAIASTVARGGADIGIGNEKSGLQVKGIDFIPLQSERYELVIKKEDIEKAPYQAVLEILRSQEFKMELEGIGGYDLTDIGKIVDET
- a CDS encoding ABC transporter substrate-binding protein, with product MKYKLFNTPVTRNRILSLLISVGIIFSLTSCGNKNVNEHPTALENSSSSGNRIFTDTAGRTLTIPENIKKVYSLSPVGNIMMYTLAPEKIAGLSSKVEKDDKRFLMQSYNELPVLSGNFGQSNTMNTEEILKIKPDVIINMGNVDHTTIEGAQKIQEQLGIPVAVINFDLKTMGRAYEMLGELTGDKVRAKELGNYCTKVVNEINEAAAKIPDEKRVRVYYAEGDKGLQTDPKGSPHTEVLELVRGINVADVAMQKGYGRSNVSQEQLMKWNPDRIIVCIDAGTQKGNNPYQYIINDSTMKNLDAVKNKKVSAVPYHPFNWFDRPPSANRIIGVKWLANLLYPDIFNYDIRKDTKEFYEKFYHIKLTDTDVDEILENAG
- a CDS encoding class I SAM-dependent methyltransferase, with the protein product MQSKAYEFDEIANGPFLPIYSVIAQQIIEKTGIKAGTCLDIGSGGGHLGLSLAQITEMKVILLDKAGDALTIANNRAGNWGLSNRTTTVLGDVQRMPLEDGTIDLCVSRGSVWFWEDQKKGFEEINRVLAAGGIAYVGGGFGNLKLKEQVDKKMKERDSEWPKRREKFVEGNNIGHFTEILQQTGISNFEITDDEKGIWVIFQKARNVE
- a CDS encoding ABC transporter substrate-binding protein — encoded protein: MNIKNDNEIIEPDVCQKSNFIGYTYCPLKLTFKECIEETVKNYQSETGDKDFRYYVPSGCSTEDPYDDIWKSQNIEQLPEVIASVGFGDFFRKEFVERFIHKGYFKAVPQPEIHSSFSAAGLVDPNGWYTIYSVFPLVILIDKKKLGKLPEPKRWSDLLSPVYKNNIIIGASHGEFHEDLFLYMYKDYGDEGVVKISNNIKSGCHASQMAKLAGTNSNEGAAIYVIPWMFAKACPRHEATKVIWPEDGALVTPLYLLVKEIAYEKYKPIVECITGYDYGQKSAHNYFPVMNAQVDNRLPEGAVFKWLGWDYIRSHSIHQRMEYVMNIFKEVWSGKFEDREMLL